The proteins below come from a single Arthrobacter sp. B1I2 genomic window:
- a CDS encoding putative hydro-lyase, translating to MMDRSSILPAAAREAFRGGLVEPTSGWSRGYAQANVLAIPRDHAFDFLLFAQRNPKPCPILGILEPGETSGPLLAGGDIRTDVPKYTVYRDGEKVDEPTDITGHWRDDLVTFLIGCSFTFEAALQDGGIGIAHIEQGVNVPMYRTNRQCAPAGAMSGPMVVSMRPVPASQVADAVRITSRYPAVHGAPVHVGNPQELGISDLGRPDFGDAVDIPDGHIPVFWACGVTPQAAVMQSRPPLAIGHAPGHMLITDARDSDYLIP from the coding sequence ATGATGGACCGCTCCAGCATCCTCCCCGCTGCGGCGCGCGAAGCGTTCCGCGGCGGGCTGGTGGAACCGACGTCGGGCTGGTCCCGCGGTTACGCGCAGGCGAACGTCCTTGCCATTCCCCGGGACCACGCCTTCGATTTCCTGCTGTTCGCCCAGCGCAATCCCAAGCCCTGCCCCATCCTGGGTATCCTCGAGCCCGGCGAAACCAGCGGCCCGCTGCTGGCCGGCGGGGACATCCGCACGGACGTGCCGAAGTACACGGTGTACCGCGACGGGGAGAAAGTAGACGAGCCCACCGACATCACCGGCCACTGGCGTGATGACCTGGTGACGTTCCTGATCGGCTGTTCCTTCACGTTCGAGGCTGCCCTGCAGGACGGCGGCATCGGCATAGCCCACATCGAGCAGGGCGTGAATGTGCCGATGTACCGCACCAACCGCCAGTGCGCCCCCGCAGGCGCCATGTCCGGGCCGATGGTGGTCTCCATGCGCCCCGTCCCCGCCTCGCAGGTGGCCGACGCGGTGCGCATCACGTCCCGCTACCCGGCCGTGCACGGCGCGCCGGTGCACGTGGGCAACCCGCAGGAACTGGGCATCAGCGACCTGGGCCGGCCGGACTTTGGTGACGCCGTGGACATTCCGGACGGCCATATTCCGGTGTTCTGGGCTTGCGGAGTCACGCCGCAGGCTGCCGTGATGCAGTCCCGGCCGCCGCTGGCTATCGGCCACGCGCCGGGCCACATGCTCATTACCGACGCCAGGGACAGCGATTACCTGATTCCCTGA
- a CDS encoding FAD-dependent oxidoreductase, which translates to MTSIWLDRRDPFTSDPFEPDSRYDTVVAGAGLTGLVTALLLARSGQSVLVLEARHPGAVTTGNTTAKVTLLQGTFLSQLARQYSRKQVQAYVDGNREGQAWLLRYLEEQNVPFQRRNAYTYAASAQGTEKLREEVSAAATAGLDVEYVRDAGLPFPVHGAVRLNDQAQINPMEVLDALVADIRGRGGRIVSGVRLRDVTGDAPSAVRTDRGSVRADKVVLATGIPVLDRGLYFAKLKPSRSYAAALELQEDQAPPPGMYISVEQPTHSLRDYEVDGRNLLLVGGHGHHVGRTESEKAHLAGLLDWAGQHYPGAATTHTWSAQDYMPTNLMPFFGKLPRGKGQIYFGTGYNKWGMTNAVAAALGISADILGGQLPWADAIHHRITSPAGALSAVALNAGVAARMASDWGKVTAEGRKTDGLKRGKDQPAATVPAAPAPAGAAAAGPAVAGAAASGAPAEGQGKVYREGNRPVAVSTVGGTTCRLSAVCTHLGGILHWNDNEQTWDCPLHGSRFTNEGKLLEGPATKDLPEAGTA; encoded by the coding sequence ATGACGTCGATTTGGCTGGACCGCAGGGATCCCTTCACATCTGATCCATTCGAACCGGACAGCAGGTATGACACGGTGGTGGCGGGCGCCGGCCTCACCGGCCTGGTCACCGCACTGCTGCTGGCCCGCTCCGGGCAAAGCGTGCTGGTGCTCGAAGCCCGCCACCCCGGCGCCGTGACCACCGGCAACACCACCGCAAAAGTAACCCTGCTGCAGGGCACGTTCCTGTCCCAGCTCGCCCGCCAGTATTCCCGGAAGCAGGTGCAGGCCTACGTGGACGGCAACCGCGAGGGCCAGGCATGGCTGCTGCGCTACCTGGAGGAACAGAACGTTCCCTTCCAGCGTCGCAACGCTTACACCTATGCTGCGTCGGCCCAGGGCACGGAGAAGCTTCGGGAAGAAGTCAGCGCCGCCGCCACTGCCGGGCTGGACGTGGAGTACGTGCGCGACGCCGGCCTGCCGTTCCCCGTCCACGGCGCCGTCCGCCTGAACGACCAGGCACAGATCAACCCGATGGAGGTCCTCGACGCACTGGTGGCGGACATCCGCGGCCGCGGCGGGCGCATCGTCAGCGGCGTGCGCCTCCGCGACGTGACCGGCGATGCGCCTTCCGCCGTCCGAACCGACAGGGGCAGCGTCAGGGCGGACAAGGTGGTCCTGGCCACTGGAATCCCCGTCCTGGACCGCGGCCTGTACTTCGCCAAGCTGAAGCCAAGCCGTTCCTACGCGGCGGCGCTTGAACTTCAGGAGGACCAGGCGCCCCCGCCGGGCATGTACATCTCCGTTGAGCAGCCCACCCACTCCCTGCGCGACTACGAGGTGGACGGCAGGAACCTGCTGCTCGTGGGCGGCCACGGGCACCATGTGGGCCGGACGGAGTCGGAAAAGGCACACCTCGCCGGACTGCTTGACTGGGCCGGGCAGCATTACCCGGGCGCGGCCACCACGCACACGTGGTCCGCCCAGGACTACATGCCCACCAACCTCATGCCGTTCTTCGGCAAACTTCCCCGCGGCAAGGGCCAGATCTACTTCGGCACCGGCTACAACAAGTGGGGAATGACCAACGCCGTCGCGGCCGCGCTGGGCATATCGGCGGACATCCTGGGCGGGCAGCTGCCCTGGGCTGACGCCATCCACCACCGCATCACCTCACCGGCAGGTGCGTTGTCCGCCGTGGCGCTTAATGCCGGCGTGGCTGCCAGGATGGCCTCCGACTGGGGAAAGGTGACCGCCGAGGGCCGGAAGACTGACGGCCTGAAACGGGGCAAGGACCAGCCTGCCGCCACTGTCCCCGCCGCGCCTGCTCCTGCCGGTGCTGCTGCCGCGGGTCCTGCTGTTGCCGGTGCTGCTGCTTCCGGCGCCCCCGCTGAAGGCCAGGGCAAGGTCTACCGCGAGGGCAACCGGCCGGTGGCGGTGTCCACCGTAGGCGGAACCACCTGCCGGCTCTCTGCAGTCTGCACGCATCTGGGCGGCATCCTGCACTGGAACGACAACGAACAGACGTGGGACTGCCCCCTGCACGGCTCGCGCTTCACGAACGAGGGCAAGCTGCTCGAGGGCCCGGCCACCAAGGACCTGCCGGAAGCGGGAACTGCTTGA
- a CDS encoding thiamine pyrophosphate-dependent enzyme, whose translation MTPEPQSTLSSSPARPTGVVHHQQDADQQDAAQPKAADPAVPTLKSAGHVIVDSLVAHGVERTYVVPGESFLDVLDGLHSSQIDTIVCRHEGGAAYMAEADGKLNQRPGVAMVTRGPGAANAHVGLHTAWQDSTPMLLFVGLIPFAHRDREAFQEFDIKSWFDTGAKRVMVLDHPERASEIVAEAMFAAMSGRPGPVVVGLPEDVIRRQVSPVLHPAIPVAAGGMGSTDAAALEAALAQSSRPLFVTGGNDWTQEAADRLTAWLERHHIPAAAEWRTQGTVPFDSPSYVGPIGYGRPRPTYDLLEETDLLVFVGTVPGDVITDGFVCRQDWNKQNFLVTVDPSLRGRSGPVSRQILAKPEAFVRGLKDISLPVKEEWKAWTGRMRAEQERFAALPPATPAAGQARMDTLMANLVPRLPEDALVTFGAGEHTNWAHRYFPTRRYASMISARNGSMGYSVPSAIAASLAEPRRRVVTIAGDGEFLMNGQELATAAQYGATPLVIVMDNQEYGTIRTHQERHYPSRVSGTQLKNPDFGLMARAFGGFGVTVTEDRDVPAALDAALAAIDRDGMFALIHLVVEQRVKAY comes from the coding sequence ATGACACCAGAGCCGCAGTCCACCCTGTCCTCCTCCCCTGCCCGGCCCACCGGCGTCGTCCATCACCAACAGGACGCTGACCAGCAGGACGCCGCCCAGCCAAAGGCGGCGGACCCCGCGGTGCCCACCCTGAAATCGGCCGGCCATGTGATCGTTGATTCGCTGGTGGCACACGGCGTGGAACGGACCTACGTGGTTCCCGGCGAGAGCTTCCTGGACGTGCTGGACGGCCTGCACAGCTCGCAGATCGACACCATCGTCTGCCGCCACGAAGGTGGCGCCGCGTACATGGCGGAGGCCGACGGGAAGCTGAACCAGCGTCCCGGGGTGGCGATGGTGACCCGCGGGCCCGGTGCCGCCAACGCCCACGTGGGGCTGCACACCGCATGGCAGGACTCCACCCCCATGCTGCTCTTCGTGGGCCTGATCCCGTTTGCCCACCGGGACCGCGAGGCGTTCCAGGAGTTCGACATCAAGTCCTGGTTCGATACCGGCGCCAAGCGGGTGATGGTCCTTGACCACCCGGAACGGGCGTCCGAGATCGTTGCAGAAGCCATGTTCGCGGCCATGAGCGGCAGGCCCGGGCCAGTGGTGGTCGGCCTGCCCGAGGACGTCATCCGGCGGCAGGTCAGCCCCGTGCTGCACCCTGCCATCCCCGTGGCCGCCGGGGGCATGGGCAGCACGGATGCGGCAGCCCTGGAAGCGGCGCTGGCACAATCCAGCAGGCCCCTTTTCGTCACCGGCGGCAACGACTGGACGCAGGAGGCCGCGGACCGGCTCACCGCGTGGCTTGAACGGCACCACATCCCGGCCGCGGCGGAATGGCGGACGCAGGGAACGGTGCCCTTCGATTCGCCTTCCTATGTGGGACCCATCGGCTACGGCCGGCCACGCCCCACCTACGACCTGCTGGAGGAGACCGACCTCCTGGTATTTGTGGGGACAGTGCCGGGGGACGTCATTACGGACGGTTTCGTCTGCCGGCAGGACTGGAACAAGCAGAATTTCCTGGTCACGGTGGACCCGTCGCTGCGCGGAAGGTCCGGTCCGGTGTCGCGGCAGATCCTGGCCAAGCCGGAAGCGTTCGTGCGCGGACTGAAGGACATCAGCCTGCCGGTGAAGGAAGAGTGGAAGGCCTGGACGGGCCGGATGCGCGCCGAGCAGGAGCGCTTTGCCGCGCTGCCTCCCGCTACCCCGGCTGCAGGGCAGGCGCGGATGGACACCCTGATGGCCAACCTCGTCCCGCGGCTCCCTGAAGATGCACTGGTGACGTTCGGTGCAGGTGAACACACCAACTGGGCCCACCGGTATTTCCCCACCCGCCGTTACGCGTCCATGATCAGCGCGCGCAACGGTTCCATGGGCTACTCCGTCCCCTCTGCCATCGCCGCGTCCCTGGCCGAACCGCGACGGCGCGTGGTCACCATCGCAGGGGACGGCGAGTTCCTCATGAACGGGCAGGAGCTGGCAACCGCTGCCCAGTATGGCGCCACGCCCCTGGTGATCGTGATGGACAACCAGGAGTACGGCACCATCCGGACCCACCAGGAGCGGCACTACCCTTCCCGTGTGTCCGGAACACAGCTGAAAAACCCCGATTTCGGGCTGATGGCTCGCGCATTCGGCGGATTCGGGGTCACCGTGACCGAGGACCGGGACGTGCCGGCCGCTTTGGATGCCGCCCTGGCAGCCATTGACAGGGACGGCATGTTCGCGTTGATCCACCTCGTGGTGGAGCAGCGGGTCAAGGCGTACTAG
- a CDS encoding PucR family transcriptional regulator codes for MAAVTVDDILSDLPLGFASLILRPDPSAPAIERFLIVDADDEGVHAAGAFVLLIGVRGRSALPALRRLLDNPPQVVAVKGNREDLAEAEELLGTAGSGLLLVDPAADWDRLLSIAKDRIQPRSYQSEVLTLLEEDLFAIAQTTARLTSSHVLVEDAANKVLAYSTVTNDIDELRKASILARRGPRKYELLLKDLGAYRELHRTRQPVRVPARPQDGLRERVAIALFAGERIMGYIWLQETGEGFGPDVEYVLTGSAARVSAELIRYRNQQSVHMREDRIARILSGPAEAAASAHSGKIPSERPAALLLIGMSDADSRAEDAALKHGELANLASIHAAAYKASAVVGQFNGDTAIILPDLQSGTAETGLRALAEAIVRDARKHLGITPSAAVGPLVPDLLSIHTATGITEALLACVRGAEDGSVATVDDFEAEILYRQAVGNFHDAPFRHRSLAALLHGDAELATTLQAYFDASFDVAECAKRMNLHKNTVYYRVAKAVRVTGLDFGNPRDSLVALLHLQEWAASNDNPGRK; via the coding sequence ATGGCCGCGGTTACGGTGGATGACATCCTCTCGGATCTCCCCCTTGGCTTCGCCAGCCTCATCCTCCGGCCCGACCCTTCGGCGCCGGCCATTGAGCGGTTCCTGATTGTCGACGCCGACGATGAGGGAGTACACGCCGCCGGGGCGTTTGTCCTGCTCATCGGGGTCCGCGGCCGCTCTGCGCTGCCCGCCCTCCGGCGCCTCCTGGACAACCCTCCGCAGGTGGTGGCGGTAAAGGGCAACCGCGAAGACCTGGCCGAGGCGGAAGAACTCCTCGGCACAGCCGGTTCCGGACTCCTGCTGGTGGACCCTGCTGCTGACTGGGACCGCCTGCTCTCGATTGCCAAGGACCGGATCCAGCCGCGCAGCTACCAGAGCGAAGTGTTGACATTGCTCGAGGAAGACCTGTTCGCCATCGCCCAGACAACGGCCCGGCTGACCTCCAGCCACGTCCTGGTTGAGGATGCGGCCAATAAGGTCCTCGCCTACTCCACCGTGACCAACGACATCGATGAACTCCGGAAAGCTTCCATCCTGGCGCGCCGCGGTCCGCGGAAGTACGAACTGCTGCTCAAGGACCTCGGCGCCTACCGGGAGCTCCACCGCACCCGCCAGCCGGTCCGCGTACCCGCCCGGCCCCAGGACGGCCTGCGGGAACGGGTGGCCATCGCACTCTTCGCCGGCGAACGGATCATGGGTTACATCTGGCTGCAGGAAACCGGCGAGGGCTTCGGCCCGGACGTCGAATATGTGCTCACCGGGTCCGCGGCGCGGGTTTCCGCTGAGCTCATCCGCTACCGCAACCAGCAGTCCGTCCACATGCGGGAGGACAGGATCGCGCGGATCCTGTCCGGCCCGGCGGAAGCCGCCGCCAGCGCACACAGCGGCAAGATCCCGTCGGAGCGTCCCGCGGCCCTGCTGCTGATCGGGATGTCCGACGCCGATTCCCGGGCTGAAGACGCCGCGCTGAAGCACGGGGAGCTGGCCAATCTTGCTTCCATCCACGCCGCGGCCTACAAAGCGTCCGCCGTCGTCGGACAGTTCAATGGCGACACCGCCATCATCCTGCCGGACCTGCAGTCCGGCACGGCGGAAACGGGACTGCGCGCCCTCGCCGAAGCAATCGTCCGGGATGCCCGCAAACACCTCGGGATCACTCCGTCCGCCGCTGTGGGACCGTTGGTCCCGGACCTGCTGTCCATCCACACCGCCACCGGCATCACCGAAGCCCTGCTGGCCTGCGTGCGCGGCGCGGAGGACGGGTCAGTGGCCACAGTTGACGACTTCGAAGCGGAAATCCTCTACCGCCAGGCGGTGGGCAACTTCCACGATGCACCTTTCCGGCACCGCAGCCTGGCTGCACTGCTGCACGGTGACGCCGAACTTGCAACAACCCTGCAGGCATATTTCGACGCCTCCTTCGATGTCGCCGAATGCGCCAAACGGATGAACCTGCACAAGAACACCGTCTATTACCGCGTTGCCAAGGCTGTCCGGGTCACCGGCCTGGACTTCGGCAACCCCCGCGACTCTTTAGTGGCCCTGCTCCATCTTCAGGAGTGGGCCGCATCCAACGACAATCCAGGCAGGAAATGA
- a CDS encoding glutaminase, translated as MSTTLSAPPLGLLLEDLVRQHRPRKETGAVPGNIPFLASVPFDRFGIAVATTSGEVFCSGDADVPFSIQSISKVFTLALALQGSRSARLWSRVLREPSGTAFNSLVQLEAEHGIPRNPFINAGALVVTDHLMEETSDAAGQLLRFLTEQAGGQQSGPGKQGPFIDGAAATGELASSSRNLALAHFLKDFGNLAQPAESVVENYVRQCSIMMTCRELARAGLFLANDGQGAAGTVLSRSEAKRIGSIMLTCGMYDAAGEFAYRVGLPGKSGVGGGILVIVPGQCAICVWSPRLDAKGNSLAGTAALADLSDRTGWSVF; from the coding sequence ATGAGCACGACACTCAGCGCACCGCCCCTTGGCCTCCTCCTTGAGGACCTCGTCCGGCAGCATCGGCCGCGGAAGGAAACGGGTGCGGTACCCGGCAACATCCCCTTCCTGGCCAGCGTCCCTTTCGACCGGTTCGGGATAGCCGTCGCCACCACCTCCGGTGAAGTCTTTTGCTCCGGCGACGCCGACGTGCCCTTCTCCATCCAAAGCATCTCCAAAGTGTTCACCCTGGCCCTGGCGCTGCAGGGCAGCCGATCCGCCCGGCTGTGGTCACGGGTGCTGCGTGAACCGTCCGGAACAGCCTTCAACTCCCTGGTCCAGCTCGAAGCCGAGCACGGCATTCCGCGCAACCCCTTCATCAACGCCGGCGCCCTGGTGGTCACCGACCACCTGATGGAAGAGACGTCCGACGCCGCCGGGCAGCTCCTGCGGTTCCTCACCGAACAGGCGGGGGGCCAACAGTCCGGGCCGGGCAAGCAGGGCCCGTTCATTGACGGGGCGGCAGCAACCGGCGAACTGGCCTCCAGCAGCCGCAACCTTGCCCTGGCGCACTTCCTGAAGGACTTCGGTAACCTCGCGCAGCCTGCGGAATCCGTGGTGGAAAACTACGTCCGCCAGTGCTCCATCATGATGACCTGCAGGGAGTTGGCCAGGGCTGGACTGTTCCTAGCCAACGACGGCCAGGGAGCGGCCGGCACGGTGTTGTCCCGCAGTGAGGCAAAGCGGATCGGTTCCATCATGCTGACCTGCGGCATGTACGACGCCGCCGGTGAATTCGCCTACCGTGTGGGCCTGCCCGGCAAGAGCGGGGTGGGCGGCGGCATCCTGGTCATCGTGCCGGGCCAGTGCGCCATCTGTGTCTGGAGCCCGCGCCTGGATGCGAAAGGCAATTCCCTCGCAGGTACCGCAGCCCTTGCCGACCTCTCCGACCGCACCGGCTGGTCAGTTTTCTAG
- a CDS encoding YcnI family copper-binding membrane protein encodes MTTPFLCRTLTTSAAVAGSAALLLAAAGGASAHVGVTPDKTDAGSYALLTFGIPHGCDTSPTTKVAITLPPELNDAQPTVNPNWTAEKVTEQFAEPRKLPDGTAITKRTSQIVYTAKTPLSPELRDALVLSVHLPVTAGTTLHFPTLQTCESGQTDWSQIAGEGQDPHDLEAPAPSLTISPAGGADAHGTAGSAHATEQAAAVTDSGADVRSWTGLAAGVGGLVLGGAALFRGRGARRMPGGNQ; translated from the coding sequence ATGACAACCCCGTTCCTTTGCCGTACCCTGACAACGTCCGCGGCCGTCGCAGGCTCAGCTGCACTCCTGCTCGCCGCGGCGGGCGGCGCCTCAGCGCATGTTGGGGTGACGCCGGACAAGACCGACGCCGGCTCCTACGCCCTGCTGACGTTCGGCATCCCCCACGGCTGTGACACGTCGCCCACCACCAAAGTGGCCATTACGCTCCCCCCGGAACTCAATGACGCCCAACCCACGGTGAACCCCAACTGGACCGCGGAAAAGGTGACCGAACAGTTTGCCGAACCCCGGAAGCTTCCGGACGGTACCGCCATCACCAAGCGGACCAGCCAGATCGTCTATACGGCCAAAACCCCGCTGAGCCCCGAACTCCGCGACGCCCTGGTCCTTTCCGTGCACCTGCCGGTCACTGCCGGAACAACCCTGCACTTTCCCACGCTGCAGACCTGCGAAAGCGGCCAGACGGACTGGTCCCAGATTGCCGGTGAGGGCCAGGATCCGCACGACCTGGAGGCCCCGGCGCCCTCACTGACGATCTCCCCGGCGGGCGGAGCAGACGCCCACGGCACGGCGGGATCAGCGCACGCCACCGAGCAGGCTGCGGCCGTGACAGACAGCGGTGCGGATGTCCGCAGTTGGACCGGGCTCGCCGCCGGCGTGGGCGGGCTGGTCCTGGGCGGGGCCGCCCTGTTCCGGGGCAGGGGCGCCCGCCGCATGCCGGGCGGCAACCAGTAG
- a CDS encoding amino acid permease: MPNSPNDEVEFDHIIDGGHAHASETSLHAEDKGYHKNLKPRQIQMIAIGGAIGTGLFLGAGGRLNAAGPSLVIAYAVCGFFAFLILRALGELVLHRPSSGSFVSYAREFFGEKAAFVSGWFYWINWATTTIVDITAAALYMHFFGNYIPWMADVPQWAWALTALLVVLALNLVSVKVFGEMEFWFALIKVAALVAFLIIGTYFVIFGTPVDGQQVGLSLLSDNGGIFPNGLLPMIILMQGVLFAYASIELVGTAAGETENPEKIMPKAINSVVFRIAVFYVGSVILLALLLPFTAYQKGVSPFVTFFGSIGVQGVDVIMNLVVLTAALSSLNAGLYSTGRILRSMSVNGSAPRFASRMNKAGVPYGGIAITAVVSLLGVPLNYLVPAEAFEIVLNIASVGIVMTWATIVLCQIQLKRWADKGWVERPSFRMFGAPYTGYLSLLFLAGVLIMVFIDSPLTMLVTAIASTLMIIGWYACRTRIRHIAETRDGYTGKSPVIANRTPIS, encoded by the coding sequence ATGCCCAACAGCCCCAATGACGAGGTTGAGTTCGACCACATTATTGACGGCGGTCACGCGCATGCGTCTGAGACCTCCCTGCACGCGGAGGACAAGGGTTACCACAAGAACCTCAAGCCCCGGCAGATCCAGATGATCGCGATCGGCGGTGCGATCGGTACCGGCCTGTTCCTGGGCGCCGGCGGCCGGCTCAACGCCGCCGGCCCGTCCCTGGTCATCGCCTACGCGGTCTGCGGGTTCTTCGCGTTCCTGATCCTGCGGGCCCTGGGCGAACTGGTCCTGCACCGGCCCTCCTCGGGCTCCTTCGTCTCCTACGCCCGCGAATTCTTCGGCGAAAAGGCCGCGTTCGTTTCCGGCTGGTTCTACTGGATCAACTGGGCCACCACCACCATCGTGGACATCACCGCCGCCGCCCTCTACATGCACTTCTTCGGCAACTACATCCCCTGGATGGCCGACGTCCCGCAGTGGGCCTGGGCACTGACCGCCCTCCTCGTGGTCCTGGCCCTGAACCTGGTCTCCGTGAAAGTCTTCGGCGAAATGGAATTCTGGTTCGCCCTGATCAAGGTCGCCGCCCTCGTCGCGTTCCTCATCATCGGCACCTACTTCGTCATCTTCGGCACCCCCGTCGACGGCCAACAGGTCGGCCTCAGCCTCCTCTCCGATAACGGCGGGATCTTCCCCAACGGCCTGCTGCCCATGATCATCCTCATGCAGGGCGTCCTGTTCGCCTACGCCTCCATCGAACTCGTCGGCACCGCCGCCGGCGAAACCGAAAACCCCGAAAAAATCATGCCCAAGGCCATCAACTCCGTGGTCTTCCGGATCGCCGTGTTCTACGTCGGCTCCGTGATCCTGCTGGCCCTGCTGCTGCCCTTCACCGCCTACCAAAAAGGCGTCAGCCCCTTCGTGACCTTCTTCGGCTCCATCGGCGTCCAGGGCGTGGACGTCATCATGAACCTCGTGGTCCTCACCGCCGCCCTGTCCTCCCTGAACGCCGGGCTCTACTCCACCGGCCGGATCCTGCGCTCCATGTCCGTCAACGGCTCCGCCCCCCGCTTCGCCTCCCGCATGAACAAAGCAGGCGTCCCCTACGGCGGCATCGCCATCACCGCCGTCGTCTCCCTCCTCGGCGTCCCGCTGAACTACCTCGTCCCCGCCGAAGCCTTCGAAATCGTCCTCAACATCGCCTCCGTCGGCATCGTCATGACCTGGGCCACCATCGTCCTGTGCCAGATCCAACTCAAACGCTGGGCCGACAAAGGCTGGGTCGAACGCCCCTCCTTCCGCATGTTCGGCGCCCCCTACACCGGCTACCTCTCCCTGCTCTTCCTCGCCGGCGTCCTCATCATGGTCTTCATCGACTCACCCCTGACCATGCTCGTCACCGCCATCGCCTCCACCCTCATGATCATCGGCTGGTACGCCTGCCGCACCCGCATCCGCCACATCGCCGAAACCCGCGACGGCTACACCGGGAAGTCTCCCGTCATCGCCAACCGCACCCCCATCTCCTGA
- a CDS encoding DUF4383 domain-containing protein, protein MTTMNSGGRTVGRTNVQKATLAVGVVFLLVGVLGFIPGITSNYDSLGFAGHGSGALLLGLFQVSILHNIVHLLFGAAGVAMARSAAASKNYLVVGGAIYLVLWLYGLLIGQDSAANFVPVNTADNWLHFVLGVAMIGLGVALTRGTAGAGRTTTATR, encoded by the coding sequence ATGACAACCATGAATTCCGGCGGTCGCACTGTGGGCCGGACCAACGTTCAAAAAGCCACCCTTGCCGTAGGCGTGGTCTTCCTCCTGGTAGGGGTCCTGGGGTTCATCCCGGGCATCACTTCCAACTACGACTCCCTGGGGTTCGCCGGGCACGGATCCGGGGCACTGCTGCTGGGTCTCTTCCAGGTTTCGATCCTGCACAACATCGTCCACCTGCTCTTCGGCGCCGCGGGCGTGGCGATGGCCCGCAGCGCGGCTGCCTCAAAGAACTACCTGGTGGTTGGCGGCGCCATCTACCTGGTGCTGTGGCTCTACGGCCTGCTCATCGGCCAGGACAGCGCTGCCAACTTCGTACCGGTCAACACTGCGGACAACTGGCTGCACTTTGTCCTCGGTGTCGCCATGATCGGCCTGGGCGTGGCCCTGACCCGCGGCACGGCGGGCGCCGGACGCACCACCACGGCAACGCGGTAA
- a CDS encoding NRAMP family divalent metal transporter, whose translation MAEPGIKLNLSTSARRTALLGAMFLMATSAIGPGFITQTTVFTAQIGAAFAFAILASILIDIAVQMNVWRVIGVSGLRAQELGNKVLPGVGWLLSGLVFLGGVVFNIGNIAGTGLGANAMMGVDPKVGGAVSAIVAILVFLSKKAGMALDRIVVLLGAVMILLMIYVAIVAAPPLGEALKNTILPEKVDFLIITTLVGGTVGGYITYAGAHRMLDSGATGIRHVKEITRSSILGILTTGLMRVLLFLAILGVVAGGTVLTSNNMAAEAFGAAAGEIGLRMFGVVLWAAAITSVIGAAFTSVSFITSSRTPERKRNLITVAFIAGCAIAYVFLGQAPQQLLIFAGAFNGLILPVGFALLLWVAWRRRDLMQGYAYPKWLLLIGTAAWILTVFLGWTSIMGLAKLWA comes from the coding sequence ATGGCAGAACCCGGCATCAAACTGAACCTGAGCACTTCCGCCCGGCGCACGGCGCTTCTCGGCGCCATGTTCCTCATGGCCACCAGCGCCATCGGACCGGGCTTCATCACCCAGACCACGGTGTTCACAGCCCAGATCGGGGCCGCGTTCGCCTTCGCGATCCTGGCCTCGATCCTGATCGACATCGCAGTACAAATGAATGTCTGGCGGGTTATCGGCGTAAGCGGGCTCCGGGCACAGGAGCTTGGCAACAAGGTCCTTCCGGGCGTCGGCTGGTTGCTCTCCGGCCTGGTGTTCCTTGGCGGTGTGGTCTTCAACATCGGAAACATCGCCGGCACCGGCCTCGGAGCCAACGCAATGATGGGTGTGGATCCGAAGGTGGGCGGTGCCGTCTCGGCCATCGTCGCCATCCTGGTCTTCCTCAGCAAGAAGGCCGGCATGGCGCTGGACCGGATCGTGGTGCTGCTGGGCGCCGTCATGATCCTGCTGATGATCTACGTGGCCATCGTCGCGGCCCCGCCGCTGGGAGAGGCGCTGAAGAACACGATCCTTCCAGAGAAGGTGGACTTCCTCATCATCACCACCCTGGTTGGCGGCACCGTGGGCGGCTACATCACCTACGCCGGCGCCCACCGTATGCTCGACTCCGGCGCCACCGGTATCCGGCACGTCAAGGAGATCACCCGCAGCTCCATCCTGGGCATCCTGACCACCGGCCTGATGCGCGTGCTGCTCTTCCTGGCCATCCTCGGCGTTGTGGCCGGCGGGACCGTGCTCACCAGCAACAACATGGCGGCCGAGGCCTTCGGCGCAGCCGCCGGTGAAATCGGCCTCCGGATGTTCGGTGTGGTCCTTTGGGCCGCTGCCATCACCTCGGTGATCGGCGCCGCCTTCACCTCCGTCTCCTTTATCACCTCCTCCCGCACACCGGAGCGCAAGCGGAATCTCATCACCGTCGCGTTCATTGCCGGCTGCGCCATTGCGTACGTCTTCCTCGGCCAGGCGCCCCAGCAGCTGCTGATCTTCGCCGGCGCTTTCAACGGGCTGATCCTGCCGGTGGGCTTTGCGCTCCTGCTCTGGGTTGCCTGGCGCCGCCGCGATCTGATGCAGGGTTACGCCTACCCCAAGTGGCTGCTCCTGATCGGTACCGCCGCCTGGATCCTCACCGTGTTCCTCGGCTGGACTTCGATCATGGGGCTGGCAAAGCTGTGGGCATGA